One genomic window of Methanosarcina acetivorans C2A includes the following:
- a CDS encoding class I SAM-dependent methyltransferase: MKRQCIKIPKKKGESARRVLLDFEILDNSLKIGSDETFLYLPLSREPLSHELADLPAEAELAEFDFEAQEKKPTPGDLLGFNPAYELIGDIALLEDQDLDSQKASRIAEALLLTQPNIKTVVKALSPVIGEFRVREFEVIAGEPRTETVHREYGCRYKVDLSKAYFTPRLSTERSRILSWVKEGDTVVDMFAGVGPYSILLAKSNKPSKVVAIDKNPDAVHYLKENISLNSAKNIEAIEGDAREEAERFAGTAAHVIMNLPHNAYEFLDSAVLLTKPAGIIHYYGITPEDDLFESSVELIRKAAEKAGRKIEILERRVVRSYAPHQYNICIEARII, from the coding sequence ATGAAACGGCAATGCATAAAAATTCCCAAAAAGAAAGGAGAATCTGCAAGGAGAGTACTCCTTGATTTTGAAATCCTTGATAACTCCCTGAAAATAGGTTCGGATGAAACATTTCTTTATCTTCCTCTTTCCCGGGAACCTCTTTCGCATGAACTGGCAGATCTTCCCGCAGAAGCCGAACTAGCTGAGTTTGATTTTGAGGCTCAGGAGAAAAAACCCACCCCTGGAGATCTTCTTGGTTTCAATCCGGCTTATGAGCTCATAGGGGATATTGCGCTTCTGGAAGACCAGGATCTTGATTCTCAAAAAGCTTCAAGAATTGCCGAAGCCCTCCTCCTTACTCAGCCAAACATTAAAACCGTGGTCAAGGCCCTTTCCCCTGTTATTGGTGAGTTCAGGGTCCGGGAATTTGAGGTAATCGCAGGTGAGCCCAGGACCGAGACCGTCCACAGGGAGTACGGCTGCCGCTACAAAGTTGACCTTTCAAAGGCTTATTTTACCCCCCGCCTTTCTACCGAGCGCTCACGAATCCTCTCCTGGGTTAAGGAAGGTGATACCGTTGTCGATATGTTTGCCGGGGTCGGTCCTTACAGCATCCTGCTTGCAAAGAGCAACAAGCCTTCCAAAGTTGTGGCAATCGATAAAAATCCTGACGCAGTGCACTATCTTAAAGAAAATATAAGCCTTAATTCCGCAAAAAATATCGAAGCAATAGAAGGTGATGCCCGGGAAGAGGCAGAAAGGTTTGCAGGCACTGCCGCCCATGTGATCATGAACCTGCCTCACAATGCCTACGAGTTTCTTGACTCTGCTGTCCTCCTTACAAAACCGGCTGGGATAATCCATTACTACGGAATAACTCCTGAAGACGACCTCTTTGAAAGTTCCGTCGAGCTTATCCGAAAAGCAGCAGAAAAAGCAGGAAGAAAGATTGAAATCCTGGAGAGAAGGGTAGTCCGTTCATATGCTCCTCATCAGTATAATATATGCATCGAAGCAAGGATAATTTGA
- a CDS encoding NAD(P)-dependent oxidoreductase — protein MTTSGCDKNITVGVIGLGIMGSSFASNLLSRGYNVHVYNRTKEKAQPLIERGATFHSTPRELASVADIIMTSLTDEAAVNSVAFGEDGLLNGAKKGCLWIDLSTIDPSSSVKHAEAAKKAGLERLDTPVVGSKDLASKGELIILVGGSQEVLRKHEKFLNKLGKSVIYLGADGNGHKMKLAINLHLGLLAESFSEALVFSQKLGFDAKTFVETINNTPIRNYISQGKGPRIVEGNFEPAFSLNNLAKDLRLVNEQITKTGAILPMTKVSIEEYSRTVQNGEGQKDFSVIALEIQRKNGIA, from the coding sequence TTGACTACTTCCGGTTGTGATAAAAACATAACTGTTGGCGTGATTGGTTTAGGGATTATGGGGAGTTCTTTTGCTTCCAATCTTCTCTCACGAGGTTACAATGTTCACGTCTACAACAGGACTAAGGAAAAAGCTCAACCACTTATCGAAAGAGGGGCCACTTTCCATTCCACACCACGCGAACTTGCTTCGGTGGCAGACATTATTATGACGTCACTGACTGATGAAGCCGCTGTTAACAGTGTAGCCTTTGGCGAAGACGGACTTCTCAATGGAGCGAAGAAGGGTTGTTTATGGATTGACCTGAGTACAATAGACCCTTCGTCATCAGTCAAACATGCCGAAGCAGCAAAAAAGGCAGGACTGGAAAGACTTGACACTCCCGTGGTGGGAAGCAAGGACCTGGCTTCAAAAGGAGAGCTTATAATTCTGGTTGGGGGAAGCCAGGAAGTACTCCGGAAGCATGAGAAATTTCTCAACAAACTGGGAAAAAGTGTAATTTACTTAGGAGCAGACGGCAACGGTCATAAAATGAAGCTGGCAATAAACCTGCATCTGGGACTTCTTGCAGAGTCGTTCTCTGAAGCGCTTGTATTCTCGCAAAAGCTCGGGTTCGATGCTAAAACTTTCGTTGAGACTATTAACAATACTCCAATCAGGAACTATATTTCCCAGGGCAAGGGACCAAGGATCGTAGAAGGCAATTTCGAACCGGCTTTCTCACTAAATAATTTAGCCAAAGACCTGAGGCTTGTAAATGAACAGATAACTAAAACCGGGGCTATATTGCCGATGACAAAGGTGTCCATTGAGGAATACTCCAGAACGGTACAGAATGGTGAAGGGCAAAAAGACTTCAGCGTGATTGCACTGGAAATCCAGCGTAAAAACGGAATAGCTTAA
- a CDS encoding MFS transporter yields MPVESSWAPFRYTSYTVLWTATVISNIGTWMYNAGSGWMMTSLNADPLIVSLVQVATSLPMFLFAMPAGALSDIVDRRLFLVIVTSVTTVIATIIAMLVAFNLVTPSILLLFTFLLGTGAALTAPTWRSIVPQLVPRDVLAPAVAADSMGINISRAVGPAVGGLIIAGIGIASPFWLNAISNLGIIVALLWWRPGKAVAQRLPAERFVSAMITGVRHARYNSHLRATLMRTVGFILFASAYWALLPLVARSQIAGGPELYGFLLGVIGASAVIGAFILPWLKERLGPDRLVAAGTVGTAVTLVLFGLAREPSVGLLASIIAGMSWITVLANLSISAQVSLPDWVRGRGLATFVTVLFGAMTLGSAAWGQIAGLVGLPDAHFLAAAGVLISIPFTWRWKLQTGAGVDLTPSMHWPTPVLTHKVEYDQGPVLVTIEYRVEPGNREAFLDALKRLSNERRRDGAYAWYVFEDVADQGRFLETFMVESWLEHLRQHGRVTNADRIIQDTVNRYHARGAPQVTHFVAAEARERQEEEERHANQV; encoded by the coding sequence ATGCCAGTAGAATCTTCATGGGCCCCGTTCCGTTATACATCATACACGGTTCTCTGGACCGCAACGGTAATCTCGAACATCGGCACGTGGATGTACAATGCGGGCTCGGGGTGGATGATGACGAGTCTCAACGCAGACCCGTTAATCGTATCACTGGTTCAGGTAGCAACCAGCCTACCGATGTTTCTCTTTGCCATGCCTGCGGGCGCGTTGAGCGACATCGTCGACCGGCGTCTGTTTCTGGTAATCGTCACCTCAGTAACAACAGTCATAGCGACGATAATCGCAATGCTCGTCGCTTTCAACCTTGTTACCCCCTCAATACTGCTCCTGTTCACATTCTTACTTGGAACTGGCGCCGCGCTGACCGCTCCGACCTGGCGATCGATCGTACCCCAACTTGTTCCCAGGGACGTCCTGGCTCCGGCCGTGGCGGCGGACAGCATGGGAATAAATATAAGCCGCGCGGTGGGTCCGGCAGTTGGAGGTTTGATCATCGCCGGCATCGGGATTGCCTCCCCCTTCTGGCTCAACGCTATCAGTAATCTGGGAATTATCGTGGCTCTGCTGTGGTGGCGGCCAGGCAAAGCAGTTGCTCAACGGCTGCCGGCTGAAAGGTTCGTCTCTGCCATGATCACCGGCGTTCGTCATGCAAGATATAATTCACATCTGCGCGCCACCCTGATGCGTACGGTCGGGTTCATCCTGTTTGCCAGTGCCTACTGGGCGCTGCTACCGCTAGTGGCTCGCAGCCAGATCGCCGGTGGGCCGGAGCTTTACGGCTTTCTGCTGGGCGTGATCGGGGCCAGTGCAGTCATTGGTGCGTTCATCCTGCCCTGGCTCAAGGAAAGGCTGGGGCCTGACCGGCTGGTGGCAGCTGGAACGGTCGGCACGGCTGTCACGCTCGTGCTTTTTGGCCTGGCGCGAGAACCCTCCGTCGGCCTGCTGGCCAGCATCATTGCCGGCATGTCCTGGATCACCGTCCTCGCGAACCTCAGTATCTCCGCACAGGTCTCGCTGCCGGACTGGGTGCGAGGGCGCGGACTTGCGACTTTCGTTACTGTTCTTTTCGGAGCCATGACGTTGGGCAGTGCGGCCTGGGGACAAATTGCCGGACTGGTCGGCCTGCCCGATGCCCACTTTCTTGCCGCGGCAGGGGTTCTCATCAGTATTCCATTTACCTGGCGCTGGAAGCTGCAGACGGGTGCCGGAGTCGATCTCACGCCGTCGATGCACTGGCCCACACCAGTCCTCACCCACAAGGTCGAGTATGACCAGGGGCCGGTGCTGGTGACCATCGAATATCGTGTTGAACCCGGGAACCGCGAAGCATTCCTTGACGCTCTTAAAAGACTGTCTAATGAGCGGCGTCGTGACGGCGCCTACGCCTGGTACGTGTTCGAAGATGTTGCCGATCAGGGGCGTTTCCTGGAAACATTCATGGTGGAATCGTGGCTGGAGCACCTGAGACAGCATGGCCGCGTGACAAATGCGGATCGCATCATTCAGGACACCGTTAACCGGTACCACGCCAGAGGTGCGCCCCAGGTCACGCATTTTGTCGCTGCTGAGGCACGCGAGAGACAGGAGGAAGAAGAACGTCATGCAAACCAGGTGTGA
- a CDS encoding peroxiredoxin yields MTNEIKIGETIQDFRLRDQKRDEVHLYDFKGKKVLLSFHPLAWTKVCAEQMKSLEENHELFTELNTVAFGISVDSTPSKKAWAKELGIMHIRLLSDFWPHGEVARTHGIFKEKEGVSERANIIIDEDQKVIFFKKYPGHELPDIKEIIEVLKK; encoded by the coding sequence ATGACGAACGAGATAAAAATCGGAGAAACAATTCAGGACTTTCGCTTAAGGGATCAGAAGAGGGACGAAGTGCATCTTTATGACTTCAAAGGAAAGAAGGTCCTCCTGTCCTTCCACCCGCTTGCCTGGACAAAAGTCTGTGCGGAACAGATGAAGTCGCTTGAAGAAAACCATGAACTATTTACCGAACTGAACACGGTAGCCTTTGGTATAAGTGTGGACTCCACACCATCAAAGAAAGCCTGGGCAAAAGAACTCGGAATTATGCATATAAGGTTGCTTTCGGATTTCTGGCCGCATGGAGAAGTTGCCAGAACACACGGGATATTCAAGGAAAAAGAAGGAGTTTCCGAAAGGGCGAATATAATTATTGATGAAGACCAGAAAGTGATATTCTTCAAAAAATATCCGGGACACGAGCTTCCTGACATAAAGGAAATCATAGAAGTTCTGAAAAAATAA
- a CDS encoding cation diffusion facilitator family transporter → MRETDGTDNEALSHSEETENSRYSQAIYVTKVAMASNLLLTGFKFFAGIVGNSSAMIADAVHSTSDFMTDIAVIAGLKVAKKPGDSTHNYGHGKIETLSAAFIGLVLIAVAFGIFWSGLQKVLAFYQGETLPAPSRVALAAAVISIAIKEWLYHYTMRYALKLRSDALTANAWHHRSDAFSSIGTMVGIGGAILLGGRWVVLDPIAAVILSCFIFKVAFEISYKNLNELLEASLDSETYRSIEEILMSTEGVLGFHELKTRKIGNAMAADVHIEVDRNLNIVDAHEISTQVEDRLKEVCGNNGHFSIHVEPCSNSNYYSEREGKNRGHRGS, encoded by the coding sequence ATGAGAGAAACTGATGGTACAGATAATGAAGCTCTCTCTCACTCCGAGGAGACTGAAAATTCCCGGTACTCCCAGGCAATTTACGTGACAAAGGTTGCGATGGCTTCAAACCTTTTGCTGACCGGGTTTAAGTTTTTTGCAGGGATAGTGGGAAACAGTTCAGCAATGATTGCTGACGCCGTTCATTCCACATCAGACTTCATGACCGACATCGCGGTAATAGCAGGTTTGAAGGTTGCCAAAAAACCGGGGGACAGCACACATAATTACGGACACGGGAAAATAGAAACCCTTTCGGCTGCATTTATAGGGCTGGTACTTATTGCAGTGGCTTTCGGAATTTTCTGGAGCGGCCTCCAGAAGGTCCTCGCTTTTTACCAGGGAGAAACACTCCCGGCTCCGAGCAGGGTCGCCCTTGCAGCAGCAGTCATTTCAATTGCGATAAAAGAGTGGCTGTACCATTATACAATGAGATATGCCCTAAAACTCAGAAGTGATGCTCTTACTGCAAATGCCTGGCATCACCGCTCTGACGCCTTCTCTTCCATAGGGACCATGGTAGGGATTGGAGGTGCAATCCTGCTTGGAGGCAGATGGGTAGTACTTGACCCGATAGCTGCCGTTATATTGAGTTGCTTCATCTTCAAGGTAGCCTTCGAGATCTCTTACAAAAATCTGAACGAACTGCTGGAAGCCTCCCTGGACTCGGAAACTTACAGAAGCATTGAGGAGATTCTAATGTCCACAGAGGGTGTACTGGGTTTCCATGAGTTAAAAACCCGAAAGATAGGAAACGCAATGGCTGCAGATGTCCATATTGAGGTGGACAGAAACCTGAACATTGTAGATGCGCACGAAATTTCAACGCAGGTTGAAGACAGGTTAAAGGAGGTCTGCGGCAATAACGGGCACTTCTCAATTCACGTGGAACCCTGTTCAAACTCAAATTACTATTCAGAACGCGAAGGAAAAAATAGAGGTCACAGGGGCTCTTGA
- a CDS encoding dienelactone hydrolase family protein — translation MEIKSFQGVTNIPSNTDKRDAEVRISIDGIHLEGILSIPEGARGIVVFVHGSGSSRHSPRNQYVAEELQKGGLGTLLFDLLTVEEERVDMLTRHLRFDIDLLSKRLIDTTNWLLHNPDTEKLNIGYFGSSTGAAAALIAAKEHSETVKAVVSRGGRPDLAESALMCVKAPTLLIVGGEDIQVIDLNRWALDRMVMPEKELKIVPGATHLFEEPGTLEEVARLAGEWFKRYISEQT, via the coding sequence ATCGAAATAAAATCTTTCCAGGGGGTAACGAACATACCATCGAATACCGATAAAAGAGATGCCGAAGTCCGCATTTCTATTGACGGAATACATCTTGAGGGAATTCTATCTATCCCTGAAGGAGCCAGGGGGATTGTCGTTTTTGTGCACGGAAGCGGGAGCAGCCGCCATAGCCCACGCAACCAGTACGTTGCAGAGGAACTTCAGAAAGGCGGCCTTGGAACCCTTTTATTTGATCTCCTTACAGTCGAAGAAGAGAGAGTCGATATGCTAACGCGCCATCTCCGTTTTGATATAGACCTGCTTTCAAAACGCCTTATTGACACGACAAACTGGCTTTTACATAACCCTGATACTGAAAAGCTTAACATAGGTTACTTTGGCTCCAGTACAGGTGCTGCAGCCGCACTCATAGCTGCAAAAGAGCACTCTGAAACTGTAAAAGCAGTGGTCTCGAGAGGAGGGCGGCCTGACCTTGCTGAAAGTGCTCTTATGTGTGTAAAAGCCCCTACACTGCTTATTGTTGGGGGAGAAGACATTCAGGTAATAGACCTGAACCGGTGGGCATTAGACAGAATGGTCATGCCTGAGAAGGAACTGAAGATTGTTCCCGGTGCTACACATCTTTTTGAAGAGCCTGGAACGCTGGAAGAAGTTGCTCGTTTAGCCGGGGAGTGGTTTAAGAGATATATTTCAGAGCAAACTTAA
- a CDS encoding phosphoribosyltransferase — protein MAIFKDRVDAGKRLAKELLKYSNRPDVLILALPRGGVPVAFEVAKALNVKMDVFIVRKLGVPGNEELAMGAIASDDIRVLNEDIVKYFQIQDSVIATVAANELRELERREHKYRGDHPKPNINGMTVLLIDDGLATGATMHAAVEALKTKNPAKLVVAVPTSSPDMCRFFEDKVDEVICAATPEPFYAVGASYGDFSQTTDDEVCELLRKARNFPE, from the coding sequence ATGGCAATATTTAAAGACAGAGTAGACGCAGGAAAGCGGCTGGCAAAAGAGCTTTTAAAATACTCAAACCGCCCGGACGTGCTGATACTGGCACTTCCGAGAGGTGGAGTCCCTGTAGCTTTTGAAGTTGCAAAAGCCCTGAATGTAAAAATGGATGTTTTCATAGTACGGAAGCTGGGAGTTCCTGGCAATGAAGAACTGGCAATGGGAGCGATTGCATCTGACGACATCCGTGTCCTGAACGAAGACATTGTAAAGTATTTCCAGATACAGGATAGTGTAATTGCTACGGTAGCTGCAAACGAACTCAGGGAACTTGAACGCCGGGAGCACAAATATCGGGGGGATCACCCCAAACCGAATATAAACGGCATGACCGTACTCCTGATAGATGACGGACTTGCAACCGGGGCAACAATGCATGCGGCAGTTGAAGCCCTTAAAACTAAAAACCCGGCTAAACTGGTTGTCGCGGTCCCTACGTCTTCCCCGGACATGTGCAGGTTCTTTGAAGATAAAGTCGATGAAGTAATCTGCGCTGCCACACCGGAGCCATTTTATGCGGTAGGAGCCTCATATGGGGATTTCAGCCAGACTACGGACGACGAAGTATGCGAACTGCTGCGTAAAGCAAGAAATTTTCCAGAATAA
- a CDS encoding MASE3 domain-containing protein, with protein MILWLAIISVLYLISRSNYLFFHTLAELFSVYVAYVIFLIVWKSRNHLENRYFVFIGIAYFFIGGLDLLYTLSYEGMGVFPEFDSNIHSQFWIAARYMESISFLLAPLLLTGYGMKHLKKNDKYIGRASFAWEVFLAYAGITVLCLLSILVFKSFPVAYIEGSGFTFFKMASEYVISFILLCSLVALYVKRDRFENNVFRLLAAAIVLTVLGELSLWVYTNEGGFFDLMGHFFKILSFYLIYKAIVETGFEDPFSLLFRELKHREEALRQETIFLKDDQGYLYKLLGLKENPFEAESCVEKVPIDEKDYPSFVQNIEGLLGFRLDENLEPVFMDGAVEEITGYSKEDFLSRKVKWVELILPEYLPLFFDNMNKAVSNPDLSRELEYKIRRKDGETKWVREVLQKLPERSRSQGRTQGLVRDITRRKTAEETLAKIQEARIKEIHHRIKNNLQVISSLLSLEAEKFSDERTLEAFRESQNRVVSMALIHEELYEGKGMDTIDFAVYLRKLTLDLFNSYTVETRKVRLNLDLEQVYLGMDTAIPLGIIVNELVSNSLKHAFPSGGEDEIRINLRRMEDSTSKPERVPGCQNGKVFHYMLTVTDNGRGFPEEINFQNSESLGLQLVNILVEQIDGCIELKRDRGSEFAIFFDNPGNE; from the coding sequence GTGATACTCTGGCTAGCCATAATTAGTGTGCTCTACCTGATTAGCCGCAGTAACTATCTGTTCTTCCATACTCTGGCGGAACTCTTCAGTGTGTATGTTGCATACGTGATATTTCTAATAGTGTGGAAATCAAGAAACCATCTGGAAAACCGGTACTTTGTATTTATAGGGATTGCTTACTTTTTTATCGGAGGACTTGATCTATTATACACACTTTCCTACGAAGGAATGGGGGTATTTCCTGAATTTGATTCAAATATACACTCCCAGTTCTGGATTGCTGCAAGGTATATGGAAAGTATATCCTTTCTGCTGGCTCCGCTGCTTTTAACAGGTTACGGTATGAAACACCTGAAAAAGAATGATAAATATATTGGAAGAGCAAGTTTTGCCTGGGAAGTCTTTCTGGCGTATGCAGGAATCACTGTTTTATGCCTGCTCTCTATCCTTGTTTTCAAAAGCTTTCCGGTTGCTTATATTGAAGGTTCAGGGTTCACCTTTTTTAAAATGGCAAGTGAATATGTAATTTCTTTTATTCTCCTCTGCTCTCTGGTGGCTCTTTACGTAAAAAGGGACAGATTTGAAAACAATGTCTTCAGATTGCTTGCAGCAGCTATTGTTCTGACAGTTCTGGGAGAACTGAGCTTATGGGTTTATACAAATGAAGGCGGATTTTTTGACCTGATGGGACATTTCTTCAAAATTCTTTCCTTTTACCTGATCTATAAAGCGATAGTTGAGACCGGATTTGAAGATCCTTTCAGCCTTCTTTTCAGGGAACTTAAACATAGAGAAGAGGCTTTGAGACAGGAAACAATTTTCCTCAAGGACGATCAGGGTTACCTGTATAAATTACTCGGTTTAAAGGAAAATCCGTTTGAAGCGGAATCGTGTGTAGAAAAGGTCCCAATAGACGAGAAAGACTACCCTTCTTTTGTGCAAAACATAGAGGGGCTTCTAGGCTTTCGGCTTGATGAGAATCTTGAACCTGTATTCATGGACGGGGCTGTTGAAGAGATTACAGGTTACAGTAAGGAAGATTTCCTTTCCCGTAAGGTCAAATGGGTTGAATTAATCCTGCCTGAATACCTGCCTCTATTTTTCGACAACATGAACAAAGCAGTTTCCAATCCGGATCTTTCCAGAGAGCTCGAGTATAAAATACGCAGAAAAGACGGAGAAACCAAATGGGTCAGAGAGGTTCTCCAGAAACTTCCGGAGCGTTCCAGGTCACAGGGAAGGACACAGGGTCTTGTCCGTGATATTACAAGACGTAAAACTGCAGAAGAAACTCTGGCAAAAATACAGGAAGCTCGGATAAAGGAAATCCACCATCGAATAAAAAACAATTTACAGGTTATCTCCTCCCTCCTCAGCCTTGAAGCTGAAAAGTTCAGTGATGAACGGACTCTTGAGGCTTTTCGGGAAAGCCAGAACAGGGTTGTCTCGATGGCCCTCATCCATGAGGAACTCTATGAAGGCAAAGGCATGGACACAATAGATTTTGCGGTTTACCTTCGGAAATTAACCCTTGACCTGTTCAACTCGTACACTGTAGAGACCAGAAAGGTCAGACTTAACCTTGATCTCGAACAGGTTTATCTTGGTATGGACACTGCAATCCCTCTTGGAATTATTGTCAACGAGCTCGTTTCAAATTCTCTAAAGCATGCTTTTCCTTCAGGCGGCGAAGATGAAATCCGAATCAACTTGCGTAGAATGGAGGATTCTACCTCAAAACCGGAAAGAGTTCCCGGCTGCCAGAACGGAAAAGTTTTCCATTACATGCTTACGGTAACTGATAACGGAAGGGGCTTTCCTGAAGAGATAAATTTCCAGAACTCTGAATCCCTGGGGCTCCAGCTCGTAAATATCCTTGTTGAGCAGATAGATGGTTGTATTGAACTTAAAAGGGACAGGGGGTCGGAGTTCGCGATCTTTTTTGATAATCCGGGGAATGAATGA
- a CDS encoding MASE3 domain-containing protein, with translation MAIIGLLYLISLGNYLLFHTLVELFSVYVAYVIFLIVWKSRECLENRYLILVGIAFFFIGSVDLLHALTFSGMGVFRVPGINLTIQLWVLARYLEGISFLVAPLFLIRNRESGSKEAENMYGESLEDSVFAWKVFLVYAVITISCLFSVFFFNNFPAAYIEGSGLTPFKILSEYMVSFILLCSLLLLYITRDGFETKVFRLLAASIILTIFGELSFALYTHVDELPNLIGHYFKLLSFYLIYEAVVDVGFEEPCSLLFRELKHREEDFRQKAIFLGDEYSHICRMIGVNRSLEPNNKSFGDDENQEGSHSFLQHFPGIGFQLDEVFSPVSMQGPVEKMTGYRKEDLLSEKVSLMELIVPEDQHLIIENQQKLKSNPKFVAENEFRIRKKNGELIWVREITRSIQGSSEGSGKFQGLVYDITERKVAEEALEKIDRIRIKEIHHRIKNNLQVISSLLSLQAEKFEDREVIEAFRESQNRVASIAMIHEELHGGENLDSLDFADYLQKLTADLFDSYRVGKEGVSLKLDLENVYLGMDTAIPLGIIVNELVSNSLKHAFSDKNEGEISINLHSNDASHSLVELSCSEPEFLENDDFHYTLTVADNGRGIPEKMDFRNTDSLGLQLITILVEQIGGCIELNRDYGTEFVINFGNSEKL, from the coding sequence ATCGCGATAATAGGCCTGCTCTACTTAATCAGCCTTGGCAACTACCTTCTTTTCCATACTCTGGTAGAGCTATTCAGTGTCTACGTTGCATATGTAATCTTTTTGATAGTGTGGAAATCAAGAGAATGCCTGGAAAACAGATATCTTATACTCGTAGGTATTGCTTTTTTTTTCATCGGCAGCGTTGACCTTCTGCATGCCCTCACATTCAGTGGAATGGGAGTATTCAGGGTTCCTGGAATTAACCTGACTATCCAGCTCTGGGTACTTGCAAGATATCTGGAAGGCATTTCCTTCTTAGTTGCCCCTCTGTTCTTAATACGTAACAGAGAATCCGGAAGCAAAGAGGCTGAAAACATGTATGGAGAGTCTCTTGAGGACTCCGTTTTTGCCTGGAAAGTTTTTCTCGTATATGCAGTAATTACTATATCCTGCCTATTTTCAGTCTTTTTTTTCAATAATTTCCCGGCTGCTTATATTGAAGGTTCAGGACTTACTCCTTTCAAAATCCTGAGTGAATACATGGTCTCTTTCATACTCCTCTGTTCTTTACTTCTCCTGTATATAACCCGGGACGGTTTTGAAACTAAAGTTTTCAGGCTGCTTGCAGCTTCCATAATCCTTACAATCTTCGGGGAGCTATCTTTTGCCCTCTATACTCATGTAGACGAATTACCAAATCTCATAGGTCACTACTTTAAACTGTTGTCTTTTTACCTGATCTACGAAGCCGTCGTAGATGTCGGATTTGAAGAGCCGTGCAGCCTTCTTTTCAGGGAACTCAAGCACAGGGAAGAAGACTTCAGGCAAAAAGCAATTTTCCTCGGGGACGAGTACAGCCATATATGCAGAATGATAGGAGTAAACAGGAGTCTTGAGCCGAATAACAAAAGCTTTGGGGATGATGAAAATCAGGAAGGTTCCCACTCTTTTTTACAACACTTTCCGGGGATAGGGTTCCAGCTTGACGAGGTCTTTTCACCGGTATCCATGCAGGGGCCTGTAGAGAAAATGACAGGTTACAGGAAGGAGGACCTCCTTTCCGAAAAAGTGAGTTTGATGGAACTAATTGTACCTGAAGATCAGCATTTGATTATTGAAAACCAGCAGAAGTTGAAATCAAATCCCAAATTTGTAGCTGAGAATGAATTCCGTATACGCAAAAAAAATGGAGAGCTAATATGGGTCAGGGAAATTACCCGGAGTATTCAGGGAAGTTCTGAAGGCTCAGGAAAATTCCAGGGGCTGGTCTATGATATCACTGAGCGAAAAGTGGCTGAAGAAGCCCTCGAAAAAATAGACCGCATCCGAATAAAAGAGATCCACCACAGGATAAAGAATAATCTTCAGGTTATCTCTTCCCTGCTTAGCCTGCAGGCGGAAAAGTTCGAAGACAGGGAAGTGATTGAAGCTTTCAGGGAAAGCCAGAACAGGGTTGCCTCCATAGCCATGATCCATGAAGAGCTTCATGGAGGAGAAAACCTGGATTCCCTTGATTTTGCGGACTACCTGCAGAAACTGACTGCAGACCTTTTCGATTCGTATCGTGTGGGCAAGGAAGGGGTAAGCCTTAAACTCGACCTTGAGAATGTCTATCTTGGCATGGATACCGCAATTCCTCTCGGGATAATTGTCAATGAACTGGTCTCAAATTCCCTGAAGCACGCTTTCTCAGATAAAAATGAAGGAGAAATCAGCATAAACCTGCACAGTAATGATGCGTCTCACTCTCTGGTCGAACTCTCCTGTTCGGAGCCGGAATTTCTGGAAAATGATGATTTCCATTATACATTGACTGTTGCCGACAACGGAAGAGGAATCCCTGAAAAAATGGACTTTCGAAATACCGACTCTCTCGGACTCCAGCTCATAACTATTCTTGTTGAACAGATCGGTGGCTGTATAGAACTTAACAGAGATTATGGGACAGAGTTCGTTATCAATTTTGGCAACTCCGAAAAATTATAA